The proteins below come from a single Benincasa hispida cultivar B227 chromosome 4, ASM972705v1, whole genome shotgun sequence genomic window:
- the LOC120075419 gene encoding phospholipid-transporting ATPase 1, giving the protein MASERPLLIISPKTPKTVSHDLHKPELNRPGLLFAMDCRSPNENSASTELGYRSFSRRSQSWLQSKSSIREVSSSDFGSRPVRHGSRGADSEALSISQKEISDEDARLIYIDDPEKTNEKFEFARNSIRTGKYSILTFLPRNLFEQFHRIAYIYFLVIAVLNQLPQLAVFGRGVSILPLAFVLLVTAVKDAYEDWRRHRSDKIENNRLASVLVDGQFQLKKWKNIRVGEIIKIGANDTIPCDMVLLSTSDSTGVAYVQTLNLDGESNLKTRYAKQETMSKMPDKEKIVGLIKCEKPNRNIYGFHANMEIDGKRLSLGPPNIVLRGCELKNTSWAIGVAVYAGRETKAMLNSSGAPSKRSRLETRMNVEIVMLSFFLVALCTVVCVLAAVWFIRNREDLDILPYFRNKDFSKDPPETYNYYGWGLEAFFVFLMSVIVFQVMIPISLYISMEVVRIGQAYFMIRDTQMYDEASNSRFQCRALNINEDLGQIKYVFSDKTGTLTENKMEFRCASIWGVDYGGESTNPLDEQIGYSVRVNRKVLTPKLVVKTDPELLQLSKSGKHTKDGKYIHDFFLALASCNTIVPLITETSDPSVQLIDYQGESPDEQALVYAAAAYGFMLIERTSGHIVIDIHGEKQRYNVLGMHEFDSDRKRMSVILGCPDMTFKVFVKGADNSMLKVMGENLNMDIIQSTKAHLYSYSSKGLRTLVIGMKELSSSDFDKWHMMFEEASTALIGRAAKLRKVASSIENNLFILGASGIEDKLQKGVPEAIEALRTAGIKVWVLTGDKQETAISIGYSSKLLTNKMTQITINSNSAESCKRKLEDAIIMSKKLATASGVALDNERSTEVVTTSVALIIDGSSLVHILDSKLEEQLFQLSCNCSVVLCCRVAPLQKAGIVALVKRRTSDMTLAIGDGANDVSMIQKADVGVGISGLEGRQAVMASDFAMGQFRFLVPLLLVHGHWNYQRMGYMILYNFYRNAVFVLVLFWYVLFTGYSLTTAINQWSSVLYSIIYTCLPTIVVGILDKDLGRRTLLSYPQLYGAGHRQESYNSRLFWLTMIDTVWQSIAIFFIPLFAFWATTVDISGLGDLWLLATVIVVNLHLSMDVVRWYTVTHAVIWGSTLATVICVIVLDSILSLPGYWAIYHVAGRASFWLSLLSIVVVALLPRFVVKFLYQYYYPCDIQIAREADKFARTGELVVVQTEMIPVLNNPLQV; this is encoded by the exons ATGGCTTCAGAGCGGCCACTACTGATTATATCTCCAAAAACACCCAAGACTGTCTCTCACGATCTACATAAACCGGAGTTGAACCGACCTGGATTGTTGTTCGCCATGGATTGTCGAAGTCCTAATGAGAACTCAGCGAGTACCGAACTGGGATATCGTTCTTTCTCGCGGCGAAGTCAATCATGGCTGCAATCGAAGTCGTCAATTCGTGAAGTGAGTTCTAGTGATTTTGGATCGAGGCCAGTTCGTCATGGTTCTCGAGGTGCTGATTCTGAAGCATTGAGCATATCCCAGAAGGAGATCAGTGACGAAGATGCGAGGTTAATTTACATCGATGATCCCGAAAAGACAAACGAGAAGTTTGAATTCGCTAGAAATTCAATTCGTACCGGCAAGTATTCGATTCTAACTTTTCTGCCCAGGAATCTGTTTGAACAATTTCATAGAATTGCTTATATATATTTCCTTGTTATTGCGGTTCTCAATCAACTTCCTCAGCTTGCTGTTTTTGGTCGGGGAGTTTCCATTTTGCCTTTAGCTTTTGTGCTGCTAGTTACTGCAGTTAAAGATGCATATGAGGATTGGAGAAGGCATCGTTCTGATAAAATTGAGAACAATAGATTAGCTTCAGTTTTAGTAGATGGTCAATTTCAACTGAAGAAATGGAAGAATATTAGAGTTGGTGAGATAATTAAGATTGGTGCAAATGACACCATTCCTTGTGATATGGTTCTTCTCTCTACTAGCGATTCCACTGGGGTTGCATATGTGCAAACTCTGAATTTGGATGGggaatcaaatttgaaaaccaGGTATGCAAAACAGGAGACGATGTCGAAAATGCCCGACAAGGAGAAGATTGTTGGGTTGATTAAATGTGAGAAACCCAATAGGAATATCTATGGATTTCATGCTAATATGGAGATTGATGGGAAACGTCTGTCTCTTGGACCTCCAAACATAGTTCTTCGTGGGTGTGAGCTTAAGAATACTAGTTGGGCTATTGGTGTTGCTGTATATGCTGGCCGTGAGACAAAAGCCATGCTTAACAGTTCTGGAGCTCCATCAAAAAGAAGTCGACTCGAGACTCGGATGAATGTGGAGATTGTTATGCTCTCTTTCTTTCTCGTTGCTTTGTGTACTGTTGTTTGTGTTTTGGCCGCTGTTTGGTTCATCAGAAACAGAGAAGATTTGGACATTTTACCTTATTTCAGAAATAAGGACTTTTCAAAGGACCCACCTGAAACTTATAATTACTATGGATGGGGATTGGAGGCATTTTTTGTGTTCCTCATGTCAGTCATCGTGTTCCAGGTCATGATCCCCATTTCACTATACATTTCGATGGAAGTTGTTCGTATTGGCCAGGCTTATTTCATGATCCGAGACACCCAAATGTATGACGAAGCATCAAATTCAAGATTTCAGTGTCGGGCTTTGAACATAAATGAGGATTTAGGACAAATAAAGTATGTGTTTTCGGACAAAACAGGTACCCTTACCGAGAATAAGATGGAATTTCGATGCGCAAGCATCTGGGGGGTCGATTATGGAGGTGAAAGTACCAATCCCCTCGACGAGCAGATTGGATACTCTGTTCGAG TGAATAGAAAGGTTTTGACACCGAAATTGGTTGTCAAAACTGATCCTGAGCTTCTACAGTTATCGAAAAGTGGAAAGCACACCAAGGATGGAAAATATATTCATGATTTCTTCCTCGCATTAGCTTCTTGTAATACCATCGTTCCTCTCATTACCGAGACTTCTGATCCTTCAGTGCAATTAATTGACTACCAAGGGGAGTCTCCAGATGAACAGGCATTGGTTTATGCTGCTGCAGCATATGGTTTTATGCTAATTGAACGAACTTCTGGTCATATAGTTATTGACATACATGGTGAAAAACAAAG GTATAATGTTTTGGGAATGCACGAGTTTGATAGTGACAGGAAGCGGATGTCGGTGATATTGGGGTGTCCTGATATGACCTTTAAAGTATTTGTAAAAGGTGCTGATAACTCCATGCTCAAGGTGATGGGTGAAAATCTGAACATGGATATCATTCAATCAACTAAAGCTCATCTTTATTCATACTCATCAAAGGGTCTCAGAACCCTGGTTATTGGGATGAAAGAACTCAGTTCCTCCGACTTTGATAAATGGCACATGATGTTTGAGGAAGCTAGTACTGCTTTGATCGGTAGGGCTGCTAAGCTTCGCAAGGTTGCCAGCAGTATCGAAAACAATTTGTTCATATTAGGTGCCTCAGGCATTGAGGATAAGTTACAAAAAGGTGTACCAGAAGCCATAGAAGCTTTAAGAACCGCGGGAATTAAAGTATGGGTTTTGACTGGAGACAAGCAAGAAACTGCCATATCAATAGGTTACTCCTCAAAGCTCTTGACAAACAAGATGACCCAAATTACAATTAACAGCAACTCAGCAGAATCGTGCAAAAGGAAATTAGAAGATGCAATAATCATGTCGAAGAAGCTTGCTACTGCCTCTGGCGTTGCACTGGATAATGAAAGAAGTACTGAAGTTGTAACGACTTCGGTTGCATTGATCATTGATGGCAGCAGCCTTGTTCACATTCTTGACAGTAAACTCGAAGAACAG CTTTTCCAACTATCGTGTAACTGTTCTGTGGTGTTATGTTGTCGAGTTGCCCCGTTGCAAAAAGCTGGAATTGTTGCTCTTGTGAAGAGGAGGACTTCTGACATGACACTTGCCATTGGTGATG GCGCGAATGATGTGTCAATGATCCAAAAGGCAGATGTAGGCGTCGGTATCAGTGGTCTAGAGGGTCGACAAGCTGTTATGGCATCGGATTTTGCCATGGGGCAATTTAGATTCTTGGTCCCTCTTTTATTGGTCCATGGACATTGGAATTACCAGCGGATGGGCTACATGATCTTGTACAACTTTTACAGAAATGCAGTATTTGTTCTTGTTTTGTTTTG GTATGTGCTCTTTACTGGTTACTCATTGACGACGGCGATCAACCAATGGAGCAGTGTGCTTTACTCTATAATCTATACTTGTTTGCCCACTATTGTTGTTGGAATTCTTGACAAGGACTTGGGAAGAAGGACTCTTCTTAGTTATCCTCAACTGTATGGGGCTGGCCATAGACAGGAAAGCTACAACTCTAGATTATTTTGGTTAACAATGATTGACACTGTGTGGCAAAGCATTGCTATTTTCTTCATCCCCCTCTTTGCATTTTGGGCTACCACTGTCGACATTTCGGGCCTTGGAGATCTCTGGCTACTTGCCACGGTCATCGTTGTCAACTTACATTTATCGATGGACGTAGTTCGATGGTATACCGTCACCCATGCTGTGATCTGGGGATCCACTCTTGCGACTGTCATCTGTGTCATTGTTCTTGATTCGATATTGTCGCTTCCTGGTTACTG GGCGATATATCACGTGGCGGGCAGAGCATCTTTTTGGCTAAGTTTGTTATCCATCGTCGTAGTAGCATTACTTCCTCGTTTTGTCGTAAAATTCCTTTATCAATATTACTATCCATGTGACATTCAAATAGCAAGAGAGGCTGATAAATTTGCAAGGACAGGAGAGCTGGTAGTTGTACAAACAGAGATGATCCCAGTCCTCAACAATCCTTTACAAGTATGA